A portion of the Candida dubliniensis CD36 chromosome R, complete sequence genome contains these proteins:
- a CDS encoding flavodoxin, putative (Similar to S. cerevisiae YCP4;~possibly fungus-specific), giving the protein MKIAIIQYSTYGHITQLAKAVQKGVADAGYKADIFQVPETLPQEVLDKMHAPAKPTDIPIATNDTLTEYDAFLFGVPTRYGTAPAQFFEFWGATGGLWAKGALAGKPAGVFVSTSGQGGGQETTVRNFLNFLAHHGMPYIPLGYATAFALQSNMEEIHGGSPYGAGTFANVDGSRQPTKLELEIAEKQGEAFVKSAAKLVGSKKEGTTAASKSAATNDTAAATSGAAAGTTAPKESTKEDSTGAKKEAANGTATRTQQSTKAPETADKSSCSKCIIM; this is encoded by the coding sequence ATGAAGATTGCCATTATCCAATATTCCACCTATGGCCACATTACTCAATTGGCCAAGGCAGTTCAAAAAGGTGTTGCCGACGCAGGCTACAAGGCCGATATTTTCCAAGTTCCAGAGACTTTGCCACAAGAAGTTTTGGATAAAATGCATGCTCCAGCAAAACCAACGGACATTCCAATTGCTACCAACGATACATTGACCGAGTACGACGCTTTCTTATTTGGTGTCCCAACAAGATATGGTACTGCTCCAGCTCAATTTTTCGAATTCTGGGGTGCCACCGGTGGGTTATGGGCTAAAGGTGCTTTAGCTGGTAAACCAGCAGGTGTGTTCGTCTCCACAAGTGGTCAAGGTGGTGGTCAAGAAACAACCGTAAGAAActttttgaatttcttgGCTCATCATGGAATGCCATACATCCCATTGGGTTATGCTACTGCTTTCGCATTGCAATCTAACATGGAAGAAATCCACGGTGGTTCTCCATACGGTGCTGGTACTTTTGCAAACGTCGATGGTTCTAGACAACCAACCAAATtagaattggaaattgCTGAAAAACAAGGTGAAGCATTTGTCAAATCTGCTGCTAAATTAGTCGGTAgtaaaaaagaaggaaCCACTGCCGCTTCTAAATCAGCTGCTACTAATGATACTGCTGCGGCCACTTCTGGAGCTGCTGCTGGAACTACTGCCCCTAAAGAGTCCACCAAGGAAGATTCTACTGGAGCCAAAAAGGAAGCAGCCAATGGTACTGCTACTAGAACTCAACAATCTACAAAAGCCCCAGAAACCGCTGATAAAAGCTCATGTTCTAAATGTATAATAATGTAA